In Humulus lupulus chromosome 6, drHumLupu1.1, whole genome shotgun sequence, a single genomic region encodes these proteins:
- the LOC133782044 gene encoding peroxidase N1-like, translating to MDSFKILMMSLLCMLVMAATSVRSQGTRVGFYLRACPRAESIVRSTVESHFSSDPTVAAGLLRMHFHDCFVQGCDASVLIDGLGTEKTALPNLGLRGYEVINDAKSKLEVACPGVVSCADILALAARDGVVLSRGLTWAVPTGRRDGRISLASEAANLPGFTDSVDDQKTKFAAKGLTPKDLVTLVGGHTIGTTACQFFRYRLYNFTTTGNGADPTINPTFLPQLRALCPQNGDGTRRVELDTGVPSNRFDTAFFTNLKNGKGILESDQKLWTDASTRTLVQQFMGIRGLLGLNFGLEFGKSMVKMSNIGVKTGTQGEIRKVCSTIN from the exons ATGGACAGTTTTAAAATCTTGATGATGTCACTGCTTTGCATGCTTGTTATGGCTGCCACGTCAGTTCGGAGCCAAGGCACACGCGTGGGGTTCTACCTGCGTGCATGTCCTCGAGCAGAATCGATTGTTCGGTCGACTGTGGAATCGCATTTCAGCTCCGATCCCACCGTAGCTGCTGGCTTGCTGAGAATGCACTTCCACGACTGCTTCGTCCAAGGCTGCGACGCTTCGGTGCTCATCGATGGGCTGGGCACCGAGAAAACTGCGCTGCCGAACCTTGGGTTGAGAGGTTACGAGGTCATCAACGACGCTAAGTCTAAGCTTGAAGTTGCCTGCCCAGGTGTCGTTTCTTGTGCTGATATTCTGGCTCTCGCTGCTCGTGATGGTGTCGTTTTG aGTAGAGGACTTACTTGGGCGGTACCAACAGGGCGCAGAGATGGAAGAATATCACTGGCCTCTGAGGCTGCTAACTTACCTGGTTTTACTGATTCAGTTGATGACCAAAAGACTAAGTTTGCAGCAAAGGGTCTTACCCCCAAAGATCTCGTAACCCTTGTTG GCGGCCACACCATTGGTACCACAGCTTGCCAATTCTTTCGTTACAGGCTATACAACTTCACCACAACCGGAAATGGTGCTGATCCTACCATCAACCCCACATTCCTTCCGCAACTGAGAGCACTCTGTCCCCAGAATGGTGACGGAACACGGCGTGTCGAGCTTGATACTGGCGTACCGAGCAACCGATTCGACACGGCTTTCTTCACCAACCTGAAGAACGGCAAGGGAATTCTCGAGTCTGACCAGAAGCTGTGGACTGATGCTTCCACCAGGACATTGGTCCAACAGTTCATGGGCATTAGAGGGTTGCTAGGACTGAATTTTGGACTGGAGTTTGGGAAGTCTATGGTGAAGATGAGTAACATTGGCGTCAAAACAGGAACCCAAGGAGAAATCCGCAAAGTGTGCTCCACAATTAATTGA